Proteins encoded by one window of Paraburkholderia terrae:
- the ehuC gene encoding ectoine/hydroxyectoine ABC transporter permease subunit EhuC, translating into MRELFPLLLQGTLVTIEIAALGTLLAIAMAFIATAAKLAPWAPVRWAGNVYVEVFRGTSLLVQLFWFFFVLPLPPFRIELTPFTVAIVGLGLHYGAYGSEILRGALRSVPGGQFEAAVALNMSAFARMRRIILPQAMINALPPATNLMIELLKGTSLVSLITLSDLTFRARQLDEATFKTAEIFCLTLVIYFVLAQLLVTLMRHFERRVSHGIIAHSSRQITQKAAS; encoded by the coding sequence ATGCGTGAACTGTTTCCCCTGCTGCTGCAAGGCACGCTCGTCACCATCGAGATTGCCGCGCTCGGCACGCTGCTCGCCATCGCCATGGCCTTCATCGCCACGGCTGCAAAGCTCGCGCCATGGGCGCCCGTGCGCTGGGCCGGCAACGTGTATGTCGAAGTCTTTCGCGGCACATCGCTGCTCGTGCAGTTGTTCTGGTTCTTCTTCGTGCTGCCGCTGCCGCCGTTCAGGATCGAGCTGACGCCGTTCACGGTGGCCATCGTCGGCCTTGGTCTGCACTACGGCGCGTACGGCTCGGAGATTCTACGCGGCGCGTTGCGCTCGGTGCCGGGCGGCCAGTTCGAAGCGGCCGTCGCGCTGAACATGTCGGCCTTCGCGCGCATGCGCCGCATCATCCTGCCGCAGGCGATGATCAACGCGCTGCCGCCGGCGACCAACCTGATGATCGAGTTGTTGAAGGGCACCTCGCTCGTCTCGCTGATCACGCTGTCGGATCTCACGTTCCGCGCGCGCCAGCTCGACGAGGCAACGTTCAAGACAGCCGAGATCTTCTGCCTCACGCTCGTCATCTACTTCGTGCTCGCGCAGCTGCTTGTCACGCTGATGCGTCATTTCGAGCGGCGCGTGAGCCACGGCATCATCGCTCACAGTTCGCGACAGATCACGCAAAAGGCGGCGTCATGA
- the ehuB gene encoding ectoine/hydroxyectoine ABC transporter substrate-binding protein EhuB, with protein MKSKRTSVMLGALCLAAASLAMHTQFASAETTLQRIQRTGEVRIGYANEAPFAYTQPDGKVTGESPEISRKIFEKLGVKKVDAVLTEWGSLIPGLRAGRFDVIAAGMYITPERCKQVAFADPQYQIQDTLLVMKGNPKNLHSYGDVAKQPDLKLAVMAGAVEVANSRDAGVKDAQLLQVPDTTAQLQAVRTRRADAAAGTALTMKGLASKDAGQVETVSFFKDDPNHTGYGALAFRPEDTDLRDAVNKQLHQWLGTPDHLATVGPFGFDKTNLTTKTAAQICGQ; from the coding sequence GTTCGCGTCGGCTGAAACGACGTTGCAGCGCATCCAGCGCACCGGCGAGGTGCGCATCGGTTATGCGAACGAGGCGCCGTTCGCCTACACGCAGCCGGACGGCAAGGTGACGGGCGAGTCGCCTGAAATCTCGCGCAAGATCTTCGAAAAGCTCGGCGTGAAAAAAGTGGATGCCGTGCTGACGGAATGGGGCTCGCTGATTCCGGGCCTGCGCGCCGGACGCTTCGACGTGATCGCGGCGGGCATGTACATCACGCCCGAGCGGTGCAAGCAGGTTGCTTTCGCCGATCCGCAATACCAGATCCAGGACACGCTGCTCGTGATGAAGGGCAATCCGAAGAATCTGCACAGCTATGGCGATGTCGCGAAGCAGCCGGACCTCAAGCTCGCGGTGATGGCGGGCGCCGTTGAGGTCGCCAATTCGCGCGATGCGGGCGTCAAGGACGCGCAACTGCTGCAGGTGCCCGACACGACAGCGCAGCTACAGGCCGTGCGCACGCGCCGCGCCGACGCTGCAGCCGGCACCGCGCTGACGATGAAGGGGCTTGCATCGAAAGATGCAGGCCAGGTCGAAACCGTCTCCTTCTTCAAGGACGATCCGAACCACACGGGCTACGGCGCGCTTGCGTTCCGGCCGGAGGACACCGATCTGCGCGATGCCGTGAACAAGCAACTGCATCAATGGCTCGGCACACCCGATCATCTCGCTACTGTCGGACCCTTCGGCTTCGACAAAACCAATCTGACCACGAAGACAGCCGCGCAAATCTGCGGCCAGTGA